One window of Robiginitalea biformata HTCC2501 genomic DNA carries:
- a CDS encoding vWA domain-containing protein has translation MIGADIEFANPEYFWLLLALPLAVLWYVLKRNRQGASLRIPSLKGFGRPGLLSRLQPALFALRLLALAAVITAMARPQTQDISTRTKTTKGIDIVMAIDVSSSMLARDLRPNRLSALKEVAAEFIRKRPNDRIGLVAYAGESYTKTPITSDKSIVLGALREITYGQLNDGTAIGMGLATSVNRLKESTAISKVIILLTDGVNNAGFIEPQTAADLALEYGIKTYTIGLGTNGNALSPIGYNPDGSFRYGMRQVEIDEELLTDIATATGGEYFRATDNEKLEAIYEEINKLEKTEVEEFKYYRYEEKFRPWVYLAGALLLLEWGLRFTVFRSFI, from the coding sequence ATGATCGGCGCTGATATTGAATTTGCAAACCCGGAATACTTCTGGCTGCTGCTGGCACTGCCCCTGGCGGTGCTTTGGTATGTCCTGAAGCGGAACCGGCAGGGCGCCAGCCTGCGAATTCCTTCGCTGAAGGGCTTTGGAAGGCCCGGCTTGCTGAGCCGGCTCCAACCGGCCCTCTTCGCGCTCCGGCTGCTCGCGCTGGCCGCCGTGATCACCGCCATGGCCCGGCCGCAGACCCAGGACATTTCCACCCGCACCAAGACCACCAAGGGGATCGATATTGTCATGGCCATCGACGTGTCCTCCAGCATGCTGGCCCGGGACCTGCGTCCCAACCGGCTCTCCGCCCTCAAGGAAGTGGCTGCCGAATTCATCCGGAAGCGCCCGAACGACCGTATCGGCCTGGTGGCCTATGCGGGGGAAAGCTATACGAAAACGCCGATCACCAGCGATAAATCCATCGTGCTGGGGGCCCTGCGGGAGATCACCTACGGACAGCTCAACGACGGAACGGCCATCGGCATGGGCCTGGCCACTTCGGTAAACCGCCTCAAGGAAAGCACAGCCATTTCCAAGGTGATTATCCTCTTGACGGACGGGGTGAACAACGCCGGTTTCATCGAACCCCAGACAGCCGCAGACCTCGCCCTGGAATACGGCATCAAAACCTATACGATTGGTTTGGGAACCAACGGAAACGCCCTCTCCCCCATCGGGTACAACCCGGACGGATCGTTCCGCTACGGCATGCGGCAGGTGGAGATCGACGAAGAGCTGCTCACCGATATCGCCACGGCCACCGGAGGGGAGTATTTCCGTGCCACGGACAACGAAAAGCTTGAGGCGATCTACGAAGAGATCAACAAACTCGAAAAAACGGAGGTGGAAGAATTCAAATACTACCGGTACGAGGAAAAATTCAGGCCGTGGGTCTATCTGGCAGGGGCTTTGCTGCTCCTGGAGTGGGGCCTGCGATTCACTGTGTTCCGGAGTTTTATATAA
- a CDS encoding VWA domain-containing protein, whose protein sequence is MIQFDEPIYFYLLLVIPVLLVLYLAHHIWKKRTQRRFADPRLLRRLAPDRSLFKPQLKLLLFLLGLAFLILGLVNPKMGTKLETVKREGVDIVFAVDVSKSMLAEDIAPNRLEKAKRLVSEIINELASDRVGIIAYAAQAFPQLPITTDYGAAKMFLQSMNTDMLSSQGTAIHEAIELAATYFDDEEQTNRILFLVSDGEDHAEDQVMDAIEQATDQGIRIFTIGVGSARGAPIPIKRNGVLESLKKDARGEVVITRLNESILAEIASEGNGEYIPGANTAAAVEQISGLLQQMDKKEFEARQFAEFKDQFQWFLGAGLLLLFLDIFVLERKTGWLRKLDLFNEKKAA, encoded by the coding sequence ATGATACAGTTCGACGAACCCATCTATTTTTACCTGCTGCTGGTCATCCCGGTACTGCTGGTGCTGTATCTCGCCCACCATATCTGGAAGAAACGCACCCAGCGCAGGTTTGCGGACCCCCGGCTGCTGCGGCGCCTGGCACCGGACCGCTCCCTCTTCAAACCGCAACTGAAACTCCTGCTGTTCCTGCTGGGCCTGGCCTTCCTGATCCTCGGGTTGGTCAACCCCAAGATGGGCACCAAACTGGAGACCGTCAAGCGGGAAGGGGTGGACATCGTATTTGCCGTTGACGTTTCCAAGAGTATGCTGGCCGAAGACATCGCCCCGAACCGCCTGGAAAAGGCCAAGCGCCTCGTATCCGAAATCATCAACGAACTGGCCAGCGACCGGGTGGGGATCATCGCGTACGCCGCCCAGGCCTTCCCCCAGTTGCCTATCACCACGGATTACGGGGCGGCCAAAATGTTTTTGCAAAGCATGAATACGGATATGCTTTCCTCCCAGGGGACCGCCATCCACGAAGCCATCGAACTCGCGGCCACCTATTTTGACGATGAGGAGCAGACCAACCGGATCCTCTTCCTGGTTTCCGACGGGGAGGACCACGCCGAGGACCAGGTAATGGACGCCATTGAACAGGCCACCGACCAGGGTATCCGCATCTTTACCATCGGGGTGGGGAGCGCCCGGGGAGCGCCCATCCCCATCAAGCGGAACGGGGTCCTGGAAAGCCTGAAAAAAGATGCCCGGGGGGAAGTGGTTATCACGCGGCTGAACGAATCGATCCTTGCGGAAATCGCCTCGGAGGGCAATGGGGAATACATTCCGGGGGCCAATACCGCAGCTGCCGTGGAACAGATCAGCGGGCTGCTCCAGCAAATGGACAAGAAGGAATTCGAGGCCCGGCAATTTGCCGAGTTCAAAGACCAGTTCCAGTGGTTTCTGGGCGCAGGGCTCCTGCTGTTGTTTTTGGATATTTTTGTACTCGAGCGCAAAACCGGCTGGCTCAGGAAACTGGATTTGTTTAATGAAAAGAAAGCTGCCTGA
- a CDS encoding AAA family ATPase, with protein MEETKAVDISAVNEKIAEESAFIDLLVQEMDKAIVGQRHMVERLLIGLLGRGHILLEGVPGLAKTLAINTLSRAVKGSFSRIQFTPDLLPADVIGTLIYNIKENDFSIKRGPIFANFILADEINRAPAKVQSALLEAMQERQVTIGDETFILDEPFLVMATQNPVEQEGTYPLPEAQVDRFMLKTVIDYPKMNEEQLIIRQNLQGTQQKIQPVVSLKQILSAQQAVREVYMDEKIEKYILDIVFATRFPEKYQLGGLKPLISFGASPRGSINMANAAKCYAFIKRRGYVIPEDVRAVVHDVLRHRIGITYEAEAENVTSEEIINRIVNEVEVP; from the coding sequence ATGGAAGAGACCAAGGCAGTAGACATTAGCGCTGTGAATGAGAAAATTGCCGAAGAGAGCGCTTTTATCGATCTACTGGTTCAGGAAATGGACAAGGCAATCGTGGGCCAGCGGCACATGGTGGAGCGGTTGCTCATCGGGTTGCTCGGGCGGGGCCATATCCTGCTCGAAGGTGTTCCGGGGCTGGCGAAGACGCTTGCCATCAATACGCTTTCCCGGGCGGTCAAGGGCAGTTTTTCCCGTATCCAGTTTACCCCCGACCTGTTGCCCGCGGACGTCATCGGGACACTCATATACAACATCAAGGAAAACGACTTTTCCATCAAACGCGGGCCTATCTTTGCCAATTTCATCCTGGCCGATGAGATCAACCGCGCCCCGGCCAAGGTACAGTCCGCCCTGCTGGAGGCCATGCAGGAACGACAGGTGACCATCGGGGACGAAACTTTTATCCTGGACGAGCCTTTCCTGGTGATGGCCACGCAAAACCCGGTGGAGCAGGAAGGAACCTATCCGCTCCCCGAAGCCCAGGTAGACCGGTTCATGCTCAAGACGGTTATCGACTACCCGAAGATGAACGAGGAACAGCTGATCATCCGGCAAAACCTGCAGGGTACCCAGCAAAAGATCCAGCCGGTGGTGAGCCTGAAACAAATCCTGAGTGCCCAACAGGCCGTTCGGGAGGTCTATATGGACGAAAAAATTGAGAAATATATCCTCGATATCGTGTTTGCCACCCGGTTCCCCGAAAAATACCAGCTCGGGGGCCTCAAACCGCTGATCAGTTTCGGGGCTTCCCCCCGGGGTAGTATCAACATGGCGAATGCCGCCAAATGCTATGCTTTTATCAAACGGCGGGGATACGTGATCCCGGAAGACGTCCGCGCAGTGGTTCACGACGTGCTGCGCCACCGGATCGGCATCACCTATGAGGCCGAGGCGGAGAATGTGACATCCGAGGAAATCATCAACCGGATTGTCAACGAGGTAGAAGTCCCCTAG
- a CDS encoding DUF58 domain-containing protein has translation MDTKELLKKVRKIEIKTRRLSDHIFGGEYHSTFKGRGMTFSEVRQYQYGDDVRSIDWNVTARYNEPFVKVFEEERELTLMLLVDISGSEFFGTVGQFKREVVTEVSATLAFSALQNNDKVGLILFSDEVELYIPPKKGKSHVLRIIRELLEFEPKSHRTDLSEALKFLSNVIKKKAIVFVLSDFMAEDYEKTLRVTGNKHDLTGIRIYDPMESDIPNLGMVRMLDAESGKLRLVNTQSRRLRNAYAAHYRDRVGYYRDTFTRAGCGTLDCRVDESYVKKLLGYFKRRG, from the coding sequence ATGGATACCAAAGAGCTCTTAAAGAAAGTACGGAAGATCGAGATCAAGACGCGCCGCTTGTCCGATCACATCTTCGGAGGGGAATACCATTCCACCTTCAAGGGGCGGGGAATGACTTTCAGCGAAGTCCGGCAATACCAGTATGGGGACGACGTCCGATCTATCGACTGGAATGTCACCGCGCGATACAACGAGCCATTTGTCAAGGTATTCGAAGAGGAGCGGGAACTCACCCTGATGCTCCTGGTGGATATCAGCGGCTCGGAGTTCTTTGGTACGGTCGGGCAGTTCAAGCGGGAGGTGGTTACCGAGGTTTCGGCCACCCTGGCCTTTTCGGCCCTGCAGAACAACGACAAGGTGGGCCTGATTCTGTTCTCGGACGAAGTGGAGCTTTACATCCCACCGAAAAAGGGAAAAAGCCACGTTTTACGCATTATCCGGGAGCTGTTGGAATTTGAGCCCAAAAGCCACCGGACAGACCTTTCCGAGGCGCTGAAATTCCTGTCCAACGTCATCAAGAAGAAGGCTATCGTTTTTGTGCTTTCCGATTTTATGGCCGAGGATTACGAGAAGACACTCCGGGTAACCGGCAATAAACACGACCTGACGGGCATCCGGATCTACGACCCGATGGAAAGTGATATCCCGAACCTCGGGATGGTCCGCATGCTGGATGCCGAATCCGGAAAGCTGCGGCTGGTAAATACCCAGTCCCGGCGCTTGCGCAATGCCTATGCCGCCCATTACCGGGACCGGGTAGGCTACTACCGGGATACTTTTACACGTGCCGGGTGCGGGACGCTGGATTGCCGGGTAGACGAAAGTTATGTGAAAAAACTGCTCGGGTACTTTAAACGCAGAGGATAG
- a CDS encoding BatD family protein — MRIRGWIISLFLAFSATALLGQEDGEVTFELKLSKERLGVNERLRADFVMNKDGDNFVPPDFEGFRVLMGPSQSISSSWINGVRSYSKTYTYVLAPEAKGRFTIGQGTIVISGEVHKTIPREVTVTEAVDNPNGAPSVDEIADENLHLVAEVSKTNPYMNEPVSVVYKLYFSSTVGVSNFRPLDNPKYNNFWSQEIPFSKYSIENGTYGGQPYRYVVLKRVVLYPQKSGELAIEPLALEVSLEVPTDKRNFFGERIYATANKTVSAGRRTLQVRPLPEAGKPAGFSGAVGDLDFEVTTSKTSLKATESLQATVSVSGSGNLKLFQLPKLTLPSSLEVYEPEFSEDIRTTISGMQGSVSEQYTIVPGFQGKYPIPPINFSWFNPRTETYESMSSDEITIEVTEGPTAVAASTPAAPGAVKSPVISGNQFYFIKLRPELSSKTWSPFFGSRAHIIWLLAPLLLIPLFVVLRRKQEERQRDVVGNKVKRANRLARRYLSRARKLLGQKDAFYVALERALHNYLKAKLKIETSEFSKDKIRELLTDRGVASDAVDDFTRLLENCEMARYSPFSRVQMQQDYDKASEVITELDKSL; from the coding sequence ATGCGGATACGGGGCTGGATCATATCGTTATTTCTGGCCTTCTCGGCCACTGCCCTGCTGGGGCAGGAGGACGGGGAAGTTACCTTTGAGCTGAAACTGAGCAAGGAGCGGCTCGGGGTAAACGAACGCCTGCGGGCCGATTTTGTGATGAACAAAGACGGGGACAATTTTGTGCCGCCGGATTTTGAAGGGTTCCGCGTGTTGATGGGGCCCTCCCAGTCCATCAGCTCCTCCTGGATCAACGGGGTGCGGTCCTATTCCAAGACGTATACCTATGTGCTGGCCCCAGAGGCCAAAGGCCGGTTTACCATCGGTCAGGGAACCATCGTCATCTCAGGGGAAGTCCATAAGACCATCCCCCGGGAAGTCACCGTCACGGAAGCCGTGGACAACCCGAACGGCGCCCCATCCGTAGACGAAATCGCCGACGAGAACCTCCACCTCGTTGCTGAGGTGTCCAAGACCAACCCCTACATGAACGAACCGGTGAGCGTGGTGTACAAACTCTACTTCAGCTCCACGGTGGGTGTTTCGAATTTCAGGCCCCTGGACAACCCGAAATACAACAATTTCTGGAGCCAGGAAATCCCTTTCAGCAAATACAGCATCGAAAATGGCACCTACGGCGGCCAGCCCTACCGGTACGTCGTGCTGAAACGGGTGGTCCTCTACCCCCAGAAAAGCGGCGAACTCGCTATAGAGCCCCTGGCCCTGGAGGTTTCCCTGGAGGTACCCACGGACAAGCGGAACTTTTTCGGGGAGCGCATCTACGCCACTGCGAATAAAACCGTCTCTGCCGGCCGGCGGACGCTGCAGGTACGCCCCCTGCCGGAAGCCGGGAAACCGGCAGGCTTCAGCGGGGCCGTCGGCGACCTGGATTTTGAGGTAACGACCAGCAAAACGAGCCTCAAGGCCACGGAATCGCTTCAGGCCACCGTGTCGGTGAGCGGCAGCGGAAACCTGAAACTCTTCCAGTTGCCAAAGCTCACGCTCCCGAGTTCCCTGGAGGTCTACGAACCGGAGTTCAGCGAAGACATACGCACCACCATCAGCGGCATGCAGGGTTCCGTTTCCGAGCAATATACCATTGTCCCGGGGTTCCAGGGCAAGTATCCCATCCCCCCCATCAACTTCTCCTGGTTTAACCCGCGCACGGAAACCTACGAAAGCATGAGCTCCGACGAGATTACCATTGAAGTCACAGAGGGGCCCACGGCTGTTGCGGCCAGTACACCTGCAGCCCCCGGAGCCGTTAAATCGCCGGTGATTTCGGGCAACCAGTTTTATTTCATCAAGCTGCGGCCGGAACTCAGCAGCAAAACCTGGAGCCCGTTCTTTGGAAGCCGGGCTCATATAATCTGGCTGCTGGCACCCCTGCTCCTCATCCCTTTGTTTGTCGTCCTTCGAAGAAAACAGGAGGAGCGCCAGCGGGATGTAGTCGGGAACAAGGTGAAGCGGGCCAACCGCCTGGCGAGGCGCTACCTGTCCCGGGCGCGCAAGCTACTCGGGCAAAAGGACGCCTTCTATGTTGCCCTGGAACGCGCCCTGCACAATTACCTGAAGGCCAAACTGAAGATCGAAACCTCGGAATTCAGCAAGGACAAAATCCGCGAATTGCTCACGGACCGGGGCGTGGCTTCGGACGCCGTCGACGATTTCACCCGGTTGCTGGAAAATTGCGAAATGGCGCGGTACAGCCCGTTTTCGAGGGTGCAGATGCAACAGGATTACGACAAGGCGAGCGAGGTGATCACCGAACTGGATAAATCCCTGTAA
- a CDS encoding SH3 domain-containing protein — MKRIHRIPILLLMLLAAPLGWSQADSLFHKATEAYNEGAYEEAVGYYEAILGDNRHSAALYYNLGNAYYKMGEIAPSIYYYEKALLLDPADPEIRNNLAFAQNMTLDAIQPLPQTEISRAYESLLYRFGIDQWAYLGIAFMILFVLGSLAFYQLSSPNKKRIALLAGLLFLLLATASTTLAYLQHRAYLQDQPAIIFAGEVAVRTEPNRGSETAFQLHEGTKVQVRDSLADWRKIELEDGQTGWMPAEALRLLKDF, encoded by the coding sequence ATGAAGCGGATACATAGGATACCCATCTTGCTCCTGATGCTCCTGGCCGCCCCGCTCGGGTGGTCGCAGGCGGATTCCCTTTTCCATAAAGCCACGGAGGCTTACAACGAAGGGGCATACGAGGAGGCCGTCGGCTATTACGAAGCGATCCTCGGGGACAACCGGCATTCCGCCGCCCTCTATTACAACCTGGGGAACGCGTACTACAAAATGGGGGAAATCGCCCCGAGTATCTACTACTATGAAAAAGCGCTGCTCCTGGACCCCGCGGACCCGGAGATTCGGAACAACCTCGCCTTTGCGCAGAACATGACCCTCGATGCCATCCAACCGCTCCCGCAAACCGAAATTTCCCGCGCATACGAAAGCCTGCTCTACCGGTTTGGCATCGACCAGTGGGCCTACCTGGGGATCGCTTTTATGATCTTGTTTGTCCTCGGTTCCCTGGCCTTTTATCAGTTGTCGAGCCCGAACAAAAAACGGATAGCCCTGCTGGCCGGGCTGCTGTTCCTGCTGCTGGCCACCGCATCCACGACCCTGGCATACCTCCAGCACCGGGCTTACCTGCAGGACCAGCCGGCCATAATCTTTGCCGGGGAAGTTGCGGTCCGGACCGAGCCCAACCGGGGGTCGGAGACCGCTTTTCAGCTGCACGAGGGGACCAAAGTTCAGGTGCGCGACTCCCTGGCAGACTGGCGAAAAATTGAACTGGAAGACGGGCAGACCGGCTGGATGCCCGCTGAAGCCCTCCGTTTGCTGAAAGACTTTTAA
- a CDS encoding ATP-binding protein, translated as MINKRLLIKNLLAHNDENSFYDKKRSIDIGRKEGKAKFLKHVCALANSNPANRSYIVIGVEDADNEILGVDFFDDSKIQNLVNAYLENPPLITYENVLFPHLAEGKVVGLVTITSSGEICALRKNIWKYYGGAVFFREGSISMPKNFDLELRDVNSGVVAAIEQNARNNIELTLDGVIDFLNYRHRDLTSHYRVFKEQFVLCWAGNRKVVGEAEYYSRVDIELINEQVKLFYSALDEVSIAFDSESFDIVEYVYLGLAGRKRYYPLEKVSIRFADNGTYQILSELIFEPPQYDRKTLHHIFNANKALAAKLRQGIPLRPSEEKDLLQFPSTLLICYLNGFESAGDLMYSAREWLRGRDERVYNSLKEAIRILRKVRYN; from the coding sequence ATGATCAACAAGCGGTTGCTGATAAAGAACCTCCTGGCCCACAACGACGAGAACAGCTTTTACGACAAGAAGCGATCGATCGACATAGGCCGCAAGGAAGGGAAGGCCAAATTCCTGAAACACGTCTGCGCCCTGGCCAACAGCAATCCGGCCAACCGTTCGTATATCGTCATCGGGGTGGAGGATGCGGACAATGAAATCCTGGGCGTCGACTTTTTTGACGACAGCAAGATCCAGAACCTGGTGAACGCCTACCTGGAGAACCCCCCGCTGATCACCTATGAAAATGTACTCTTCCCGCACCTGGCCGAAGGCAAGGTGGTGGGCCTGGTGACGATTACCTCATCGGGGGAAATCTGCGCTTTGCGCAAGAACATCTGGAAGTATTACGGCGGCGCGGTCTTTTTCCGGGAAGGCAGTATCAGCATGCCGAAGAATTTCGACCTGGAATTGCGGGATGTCAATTCCGGGGTGGTGGCGGCGATAGAACAGAACGCCCGGAACAACATCGAACTGACCCTGGACGGGGTGATCGACTTTCTGAACTACCGGCACCGAGACCTCACCAGCCATTACCGGGTATTCAAAGAACAATTCGTGCTTTGCTGGGCCGGCAACAGGAAGGTGGTGGGGGAAGCGGAATACTACTCCCGTGTGGACATCGAACTGATCAACGAACAGGTCAAACTATTCTATTCGGCCCTGGACGAGGTGTCCATCGCCTTCGATTCGGAATCGTTCGACATCGTGGAATATGTCTACCTGGGCCTGGCCGGCCGCAAGCGCTACTACCCCCTGGAGAAGGTATCCATCCGGTTTGCGGACAACGGGACATACCAAATCCTGAGCGAATTGATTTTTGAGCCGCCCCAGTACGACCGGAAAACGCTTCACCACATTTTCAATGCCAACAAGGCGCTGGCCGCCAAGCTCCGGCAGGGGATCCCCCTGAGGCCTTCGGAAGAAAAGGACCTGCTCCAGTTCCCATCCACCCTGCTCATCTGCTACCTGAACGGCTTTGAAAGCGCCGGCGACCTGATGTACAGTGCCCGGGAGTGGCTTCGGGGTCGGGACGAAAGGGTGTACAATTCCCTGAAGGAGGCCATCCGGATTCTCAGGAAAGTCCGGTACAATTAA
- a CDS encoding aldo/keto reductase encodes MKDTNKESRIIAGTMTWGVWGSDLDTASMEQLIHDCLEAGIRTFDHADIYGGYTTEAAFGKAFAGSGVDREEIRLISKCGIQYVCDARPIRVKHYQYDADYIVRSAETSLENLETDYLDLLLLHRPSPLMEPGEVAASFDRLKAAGKVRRFGVSNFTPSQIRLIETAAPVEAHQFECSLSARDPLTDGTLDDCMTGRREAMAWSPLGKFFREEGPERDRLAACMEALMPKYGADESQLLLAWLMGHPAGIRPVVGTTKAKRLRGAVRAEKIELEPEDWFDLLVAAQGHKVP; translated from the coding sequence ATGAAAGACACGAATAAAGAGAGCCGCATCATTGCCGGGACGATGACCTGGGGGGTGTGGGGAAGCGATCTGGATACGGCATCGATGGAGCAGCTCATACACGACTGCCTGGAGGCGGGTATCCGCACCTTCGACCACGCCGATATTTACGGAGGGTATACCACGGAAGCCGCCTTTGGGAAGGCCTTTGCCGGTAGCGGCGTGGACCGGGAGGAAATCCGGCTGATCAGCAAATGCGGGATCCAGTATGTCTGCGACGCCCGGCCCATCCGGGTTAAGCATTACCAGTACGATGCGGACTATATTGTCCGATCTGCCGAAACATCCCTGGAAAACCTGGAAACGGACTACCTGGACCTGCTATTGCTGCACCGGCCCAGCCCGCTTATGGAGCCCGGGGAAGTTGCCGCCTCCTTCGACCGGTTGAAGGCCGCGGGGAAGGTCCGGCGGTTTGGGGTCAGTAACTTTACCCCCTCCCAGATCCGGCTGATCGAAACGGCTGCCCCGGTAGAGGCGCATCAATTCGAGTGTTCGCTTTCGGCCCGCGACCCGCTTACCGACGGCACGCTGGACGATTGCATGACCGGCAGGCGCGAGGCGATGGCCTGGAGCCCCTTGGGGAAATTCTTTCGTGAGGAAGGGCCCGAAAGGGACCGGCTGGCAGCCTGCATGGAGGCGCTCATGCCAAAGTACGGGGCGGACGAAAGCCAGTTGCTCCTGGCCTGGCTCATGGGGCACCCGGCGGGCATCCGGCCCGTGGTGGGCACCACAAAAGCCAAAAGGCTCCGGGGTGCTGTCCGCGCAGAGAAAATTGAACTGGAGCCGGAGGACTGGTTTGACTTGCTGGTCGCTGCTCAGGGGCATAAGGTCCCCTGA
- a CDS encoding SDR family NAD(P)-dependent oxidoreductase: MDRIVCITGATSGIGRATALLLAGKGCRIIACGRRGDRLVGLKEELGSKVHTLAFDVRNRLDVEAAFASLPEAFSPVDTLINNAGNAHGLDPIQEGDPDDWDAMIDINVKGLLYVTRALLPSLIKSGRGHLLNIGSTAGKEVYPKGNVYCASKHAVDALNQAFRIDLNAEGIRVGAINPGLVETEFSKVRFKGDEARAETVYEGYEPLRPEDIADIIWFALSRPAHVNIADLVVMPTAQASSTQVRKAP; encoded by the coding sequence ATGGATCGAATTGTTTGCATTACAGGCGCCACCAGCGGTATTGGACGGGCTACGGCCCTTCTGCTCGCCGGCAAGGGATGCCGCATCATTGCCTGCGGCCGGCGGGGGGATCGGCTGGTCGGGTTGAAGGAGGAGCTGGGAAGCAAGGTGCATACCCTGGCGTTTGACGTGCGCAACCGGCTGGATGTGGAAGCGGCTTTTGCCTCGCTCCCGGAAGCATTTTCACCCGTTGACACACTGATCAATAACGCCGGGAATGCCCACGGTCTGGACCCGATACAGGAGGGAGACCCGGACGACTGGGACGCCATGATCGACATCAACGTCAAAGGCCTGCTCTACGTGACACGGGCCCTTCTCCCGTCGCTGATCAAAAGCGGCAGGGGCCACCTCCTGAACATCGGCTCGACCGCCGGGAAAGAGGTCTACCCGAAAGGGAATGTCTATTGTGCGAGTAAGCACGCAGTAGACGCCCTGAACCAGGCTTTTCGCATCGACCTGAATGCAGAGGGCATCCGCGTGGGGGCCATCAACCCGGGCCTGGTTGAAACCGAGTTCAGCAAGGTGCGTTTCAAGGGGGATGAGGCACGGGCCGAAACCGTGTATGAGGGGTACGAGCCCCTGCGTCCGGAAGACATCGCGGACATCATCTGGTTTGCCCTGAGCCGGCCGGCCCACGTCAACATTGCAGACCTGGTAGTCATGCCCACGGCCCAGGCCAGCAGCACACAAGTCCGCAAAGCCCCATGA
- a CDS encoding tetratricopeptide repeat protein, whose translation MKRIAFFTLVIMSCAGWVRAQEAGAPDPKAMDASRELTREANEDLSEDDFVSAEANYRRAIAKSPENTAAPYNLGHAYYRNDSYGEAFGRFKEAGERAGEKSQKHKSYHNMGNVFMKQKDYKQAVEAYKEALRNDPTDEETRYNLALAKELLKKDQEQQKQDEENQEQEQEDQQEEEQQNQEQNEGDNGEQEQEEDQQQSGGEDEQEENREGDGDRKEEQDRKPEQNQEQPRPNQLSPQQIQNLLQAMENEEKKVKEKIDAQKVKGAPVKTEKDW comes from the coding sequence ATGAAACGGATCGCATTTTTCACCCTGGTAATAATGTCCTGCGCCGGCTGGGTACGGGCCCAGGAAGCCGGTGCGCCGGATCCCAAGGCGATGGATGCCTCCCGGGAACTGACCCGGGAAGCCAACGAGGACCTGTCCGAGGACGATTTTGTGAGCGCTGAGGCCAACTACCGCCGGGCCATTGCCAAGAGCCCCGAAAATACGGCTGCCCCTTACAATCTCGGACACGCCTACTACCGCAACGACAGCTACGGGGAGGCATTCGGCCGCTTTAAGGAGGCCGGGGAACGGGCCGGGGAAAAGTCCCAGAAACACAAGTCCTACCACAATATGGGCAACGTGTTTATGAAGCAGAAAGATTACAAACAGGCGGTTGAAGCCTATAAGGAGGCCCTCCGCAACGACCCGACAGACGAGGAGACCCGCTACAACCTGGCCCTTGCCAAGGAGCTGCTGAAAAAAGACCAGGAACAACAGAAGCAGGACGAGGAAAACCAGGAGCAGGAACAGGAAGACCAGCAGGAGGAAGAGCAGCAAAACCAGGAACAGAACGAGGGCGATAACGGGGAACAGGAGCAGGAGGAAGACCAGCAGCAAAGCGGGGGCGAAGACGAGCAGGAGGAAAACCGGGAAGGCGACGGGGACCGCAAGGAGGAACAGGACCGCAAGCCGGAACAGAACCAGGAACAACCCCGCCCGAATCAGCTGTCGCCCCAGCAAATCCAGAACCTGCTGCAGGCGATGGAGAACGAGGAGAAGAAAGTAAAGGAAAAAATTGACGCCCAGAAGGTCAAAGGGGCCCCGGTTAAAACTGAAAAGGACTGGTAG